The Pseudomonas chlororaphis subsp. piscium genome contains the following window.
CGGGCGATCAACTGGTGTTGCTGGACTCATCCTGGCACGCCGACTTTTTCCCCTTGGCCGAACGGCTCAAGCGCGATGGCGTGGGCATCGTCTCGGTGATCTATGACCTGATTCCCCTGACTCATCCGCAGTTCTGCGACGCAGGGCTGGTCCGGGTGTTCAACCATTGGTTCGACTGGATAGCGCGCACCGCCGACGGCTATATCGCCATTTCCGCGACCATCCGCGACCAGGTCCGCGAAGAGATGCTCCGCCGGGTCGGGCGCCAACAGGTGGCACAGCGCTGGTTCGACTATTTCCACCTGGGTTCGGAACTGGACCAGTGCAGCGAAAACGCTCGGATCAACCCGGACCTGGCCCAGCTGTTCAAGGGCCAGGCAGCGGTCTTCCTGATGGTCAGCACCATAGAGCCCCGTAAAAACCATGGCTTCCTGCTCGATGCCTTCGAGCGTGTCTGGGCCAGCGGTTCCCAGGCTCGCCTGTGCATCGCCGGGCGCATTGGCTGGAAGTGCGAGGCGCTGATCGAGCGGATTCGCCGGCACCCGGAGCTGAACCGGCGCCTGTTCATGTTCAACTCCCTGGACGACAACAGCCTGGAGTACGCCTATTCCAAGGCGACGGCCCTGGTGTTCCCCTCCCATGTCGAGGGTTTCGGCCTGCCGCTGGTGGAAGCCATGCAGCGCGGCTTGCCTGCCATGGGCAGCGACATCCCGGTGTTTCGAGAAATCGGCGGCGAGTTCATGGCCTACTTCGACCTGCACGATCCGCAGAGCCTGGCCGACCTGGTCATCCAGCAGGAAACCAGCGGCGTGTTTCCCGCGGCCCGCCATGTCGATGAGTGGCGCTGGCTGGGTTGGCGAGAAGCCAGTACCCAACTGGTCGAACGCATTGTGTTCCACAGGAACCACGCCCCCACGGTCATGGAGACGCACGATGCGGATAGCCCTTAACGCGCGCATTCTCCAGTCGCCCCGCACCGGTATCGGCCATTACGTAGCGGAACTGGCCTCGGCCCTGGTCACCGAACAGGGGCTGGAGCTGTCGCTGTTCCATGGCTGGGGCTGGAGCCCCGAACTGCCGGCGGCGGCCATGCCGGGTTATTCCCAAGTGGCCCCCTGGCTGCGGCGGGTCCCCGGGGCCTACCAGGCCCGGCGCTGGCTGGAGCAGCGACGTTTCGACCAGGGGTCGCACGCAGCGATCGACCTCTACCACGAACCCAGCCTGTGGCCGCTGGAGTTCGACGGCCCGACCGTGATGACCCTGCATGACCTGACTCACCTGCATTACCCCTCGACTCAGCCGCCGGCACGCTTGAAGGAAATCGAGCGGCGCCTTGGCACAGGCGTGGAACAGGCGCGGCTGATCCTGACGGACTCGCAGTTCATCGCCGATGAAGCCCAGGATTATTTCGGCCTGCCGCGCGATCGCTTTGTCGTGGCGCCACTGGGCGTCGCCCCGCGCTTCCATCCACGCGGGCACGCCGAGCTGGAACACAACCTCGCAGTCCATGGCTTGCAGCCTCAAGGCTACTTCCTCTGCGTCGGCACCCTGGAGCCGCGCAAGAACCTGTCCCTGGCCTTGCAGGCCCACGCGCAGTTGCCGGAAACCCTGCGCCAGCGTTATCCGTTGCTGATTGTCGGCATGGCGGGTTGGGAACAAGGCCAATTCAGCGACACCCTGCAAAAGGCCCTGGCCAGCGGCCATGTGCGCCTGCTGGGCTACCTGCCGGACGAACAGCTGGCACAGCTGGTCGCCGGGGCCAGGGCCCTGGTTTTTCCTTCGCGTTACGAGGGCTTTGGTCTTCCGGTCCTGGAGGCCATGGCCAGCGGTACGCCGGTGGTACTGGCGCGATGTGCGGCAATGCCCGAAGTCGCGGGTGCGGCCGGCAACTATGTCGACCCCGACGATGTGGACGGCTTGCGCCACGCCATGCTGCGCCTGATCGAAGACGACAGCCATTGGCAGGCGTGCCGCGAAGCGGGATTGGAACAGGCAACACTTTTTTCCTGGGGGCGCTGCGCACGGATCACCGCGCATGCCTACCGTCAGGCCATGGGAGGCTGAATGCGGGTCTTACACTTCTACAAAACATACCTGCCCGACTCGATCGGCGGCACCGAACAGGTCATCTTCCAGCTCTGCGAAAGCGGTGCCCACTACGGTATCGATGGCCAGGTTCTGACGCTGAGCGCCGATCCCTCGCCCGGCGCGCAGAAGGTGGGTCAGCATGAGGTGCATCAGGCAAAGCTGGATTTCCAGTTCGCCTCCACCGGTTTCTCCTACAGCGTGTTCAAGCAGTTTCGCGAAATGGCCGCCGAAGCCGACGTGGTCAACTACCACTTCCCCTGGCCGTTCATGGACCTGGTGCATTTCATGAGTGGCATGAACAAGCCCTGCGTGGCCACCTACCACTCCGACATCATCCGCCAGCGCCACCTGCTCAAGCTGTACCGGCCGTTGATGAACCGCTTCCTGAACAGCGTCGACCGGATCGTCGCCGCGTCGCCGAACTACCTGCACACCAGTGATGTTCTGCAACAATTCCCGGACAAGACCCGGGTCATCCCCTACGGCCTGAACAAGGCCGGTTATCCACAGCCCGATAGCGAACGCATGACCCACTGGCGCCAGCGCCTGGGCGAGCGTTTTTTCCTGTTCGTCGGGGTGATGCGTTACTACAAGGGCCTGCACATCCTGCTCGATGCCCTCAAGGACGTGGACTACCCGGTGGTGATCGTCGGTGCTGGCCCACTCGAGGCCGAACTGCATGCCCAGGCCGCGGCCCTGGGCCTGCGCAACTTGCATTTCCTCGGCCGCCTGGGGGATGAAGACAAGGTGGCCTTGTTGCAACTGAGCTACGCCATCGTCTTCCCCTCGCACCTGCGCTCCGAGGCCTTTGGCATCTCGTTGCTCGAAGGCGCGATGTACGGCAAACCGATGATCTCCAGCGAGATCGGGACCGGCACCAGCTACATCAATATCCATGGCGAAACCGGCCTGGTGGTGCCACCCAGCGATCCCCTGGCCTTCCGCACCGCCATGCGCCAGCTCTGGGACAACCCGGAACAGGCCGCACAGATGGGCCTCAAGGCCGAAGCCCGTTACCGGCAGCTGTTCACCGCCGACGAGATGGGCCGCAGATGGAGCGAGCTGTACCAGGAGCTGCTGGAGGAAAAAGCCCTGTCCTACGCCTGATCCGCCAGGCGCCAATCTGCAGGAGCGAAGCTTGCTCGCGATGCAGACGCCGCGGTGGGTCAGGTACAGCCCTTTCGCGGGCAAGCCTCGCTCCTACGTCTGATCCGTCAGGCGCCAGCGCAAGGCCAGCGCCGCGGGCCGGCGCACCAGTTGTTCGACCTCGAAGCGCCACAGGCGCTCGGCGCCCGAGAAGCTTGCGATCCGCGGGTCGTCGAGCACGACTTCAGTGCGCCCGCTGAGCTGCAGCAGGTCGCCACGGCTGAAGTCGATGAACAGCAGGCCGGCGCGGGGGTTGAGCAGCAGGTTGCCCAGGGTGTTGAAGTGCAGGTTGCCGGCGAAATCCGGAATGCTCAGGCGGTTGCCCTCGACCCGTACGAAGCCGGCCGGGCCGCCGCGGTGGGAAACATCGACCCAGAGCCGTCCCTCGACCTCCACGTAACTGGCGACAAAAAACGTATCGGCGCCCCGGATCATCGCCCTCGCCGCTTCATCCAGCGCGTTCAGGCGCTGCACCGGCCGGTGCGCGGCCAGCGGCACCGACTCGAACTGACGCAGCTGGATGTAGCGCGGGCAGTTGCCGAAGGACTGCTCGACGCCCAGGGCAAAACCGCTGTCGTCCAGCTCGACGATCCGACCGTTGAGGCGGTTGCGCCGCCGGGTGTGCAGTTCGATGCCCAGCAGGCCGACGGCCGCGCCCGGCGTCAGCTGGGCAGGGTCTTCGGCGGCTGGCAGGCTGTCGAGCTGCAGCAACCCAGGGGTTGGCGAGTGAGCGAAACCGACAGCCCCTTCGAGCACGCTGGCCCAGGGGTTGCCCCGGTTATCCACAGCCCCGAGCAGCATGAACGGCAGCTGTTGATAAAACTGCCGGTGCTGGTCGGGCATCTCGCTGCGGATGACCTTGCGCCCGACGACGTCCATGCGCTCGGCCACGCCAGCCTGGGCTTGCAGGCGGGTTTCGCCTGCATGCCAGGGGGATTCGGTGTTCATGATGGGGCTCCTCTGCGTCGATGACGCAGCAGTCAGCGGGCCCGGGGGGTGCCGGGCCGCCAGATTCAGGCGCTTTGCAGGCCCACCGCGGTGCGCGGCATGCCGACGAA
Protein-coding sequences here:
- a CDS encoding glycosyltransferase family 4 protein, yielding MTRLLIECTYVFEHPETNSGIQRVVRNVIRELPAANGTVECIPVAMLGGKLYRVLSLKPLPTRRWNLMGLRVRLEQMANVFWLRHRTLERRKPFADSYIARRLLYIACRLTAFAFLSIPLRLCNRLVNVDEIPQRCVPLQHQPGDQLVLLDSSWHADFFPLAERLKRDGVGIVSVIYDLIPLTHPQFCDAGLVRVFNHWFDWIARTADGYIAISATIRDQVREEMLRRVGRQQVAQRWFDYFHLGSELDQCSENARINPDLAQLFKGQAAVFLMVSTIEPRKNHGFLLDAFERVWASGSQARLCIAGRIGWKCEALIERIRRHPELNRRLFMFNSLDDNSLEYAYSKATALVFPSHVEGFGLPLVEAMQRGLPAMGSDIPVFREIGGEFMAYFDLHDPQSLADLVIQQETSGVFPAARHVDEWRWLGWREASTQLVERIVFHRNHAPTVMETHDADSP
- a CDS encoding glycosyltransferase family 4 protein, which produces MRIALNARILQSPRTGIGHYVAELASALVTEQGLELSLFHGWGWSPELPAAAMPGYSQVAPWLRRVPGAYQARRWLEQRRFDQGSHAAIDLYHEPSLWPLEFDGPTVMTLHDLTHLHYPSTQPPARLKEIERRLGTGVEQARLILTDSQFIADEAQDYFGLPRDRFVVAPLGVAPRFHPRGHAELEHNLAVHGLQPQGYFLCVGTLEPRKNLSLALQAHAQLPETLRQRYPLLIVGMAGWEQGQFSDTLQKALASGHVRLLGYLPDEQLAQLVAGARALVFPSRYEGFGLPVLEAMASGTPVVLARCAAMPEVAGAAGNYVDPDDVDGLRHAMLRLIEDDSHWQACREAGLEQATLFSWGRCARITAHAYRQAMGG
- a CDS encoding glycosyltransferase family 4 protein; its protein translation is MRVLHFYKTYLPDSIGGTEQVIFQLCESGAHYGIDGQVLTLSADPSPGAQKVGQHEVHQAKLDFQFASTGFSYSVFKQFREMAAEADVVNYHFPWPFMDLVHFMSGMNKPCVATYHSDIIRQRHLLKLYRPLMNRFLNSVDRIVAASPNYLHTSDVLQQFPDKTRVIPYGLNKAGYPQPDSERMTHWRQRLGERFFLFVGVMRYYKGLHILLDALKDVDYPVVIVGAGPLEAELHAQAAALGLRNLHFLGRLGDEDKVALLQLSYAIVFPSHLRSEAFGISLLEGAMYGKPMISSEIGTGTSYINIHGETGLVVPPSDPLAFRTAMRQLWDNPEQAAQMGLKAEARYRQLFTADEMGRRWSELYQELLEEKALSYA
- a CDS encoding pyridoxamine 5'-phosphate oxidase family protein; its protein translation is MNTESPWHAGETRLQAQAGVAERMDVVGRKVIRSEMPDQHRQFYQQLPFMLLGAVDNRGNPWASVLEGAVGFAHSPTPGLLQLDSLPAAEDPAQLTPGAAVGLLGIELHTRRRNRLNGRIVELDDSGFALGVEQSFGNCPRYIQLRQFESVPLAAHRPVQRLNALDEAARAMIRGADTFFVASYVEVEGRLWVDVSHRGGPAGFVRVEGNRLSIPDFAGNLHFNTLGNLLLNPRAGLLFIDFSRGDLLQLSGRTEVVLDDPRIASFSGAERLWRFEVEQLVRRPAALALRWRLTDQT